The Anabaena sp. PCC 7108 region ACTAGATAATTTTGTTGGTGTTCTCAGTACCTTAGTAGTTGCTACACTTGCCCGTTTCATCGAGTATAATGCTGTCTAAGTGTTGAAAATTTTACTAATGACTTCCTTATCAAAGTTTTTCAAGGGACAGCAATGGAGTCAGTTGGCAGTGCTAATATTACTGCTAGTGTTGTTAGCAGCGGGAGCCGTTCCTGGATACCTAACAGGAAAATGGTCATGGAAACAGCCACTACCAGTAATTAAACTCAAGGAATTGAAAAATATCCGCAAAGTGGGATTAAGTCTTCCTGGGTGGCAAACTATTAAACAGTCAGAATCACAAATTGGCGAACATCAATGGTCTTTACAGATACTCAAGCAAGAAAAGTCAGCTATTGAGGCTATACTGCTTTTGCTACCACAAAATGGACCGAGGGATCAACCAGAGATAGAGTGGACAGATGTTAACGGCTGGGGGAAATTAACTTGGGGAAAGTGGGATATAGCTCAATATCGTCCTGCTGAATTTACTGTTAAACAGCCCACTCTTCAGTCAAATACAACCAAAAAAGTTGCAGCTAGATTTTTTCGGGCTACAACACAACAACAAACTTTTGCTGTTTTACAATGGTACGCAATGCCAGATAGTGGAACTTCATTACCAGTGAATTGGTTTGTGGCAGACCAATTAGCACAGTGGCAAAAAAAGCGAGTTCCTTGGGTAGCTGTGAGTATTTTGATACCAATGGAGCCTTTTGGACAAGC contains the following coding sequences:
- a CDS encoding cyanoexosortase B system-associated protein, whose translation is MTSLSKFFKGQQWSQLAVLILLLVLLAAGAVPGYLTGKWSWKQPLPVIKLKELKNIRKVGLSLPGWQTIKQSESQIGEHQWSLQILKQEKSAIEAILLLLPQNGPRDQPEIEWTDVNGWGKLTWGKWDIAQYRPAEFTVKQPTLQSNTTKKVAARFFRATTQQQTFAVLQWYAMPDSGTSLPVNWFVADQLAQWQKKRVPWVAVSILIPMEPFGQAETSWPQLQSLGETVQTALMAKIL